From the Cohaesibacter sp. ES.047 genome, the window AGGCGCTTCTGCTTGAAAATGATCGGTCCTTCGCTGTCCCGTTTGATGGCGATTGCCGTGATCAAGAACACAGGCGAGAGAACGATCAAAGCGAGGGTGGCAAAGAACAGGTCAAACAGCCGTTTACCCAGCGATCCCCAGTGCGCAATCGGCTTGGCAAAGACAGGAACGGTCGGCAGCTTGCCCACATAGCTGTATGTCCGGCGGCGAAACTGCATCTTGTTCATATGCGCGCTGAGGTGAATGTCGAGCGGCAAAACCCACAGTTTGTGAAGCATCTGCAAAACGCGGTTCTCAGCGGTGACGGGAATCGTCACGATCAGCATGTCGATCTTGCACAGGCGTGAAAATTCTACCAGATCGTCGACGTCGCCGAGTTTCGGATAGCCTTCCACGATCGCAGGAGACCGCTCATCGTCGCGGTCATCGAAAATGCCGCAAATCCGGATGTCGTTGCCATCCTGACTTTCGAGGGTCTGAATGATATCGGCCGCGGGCTTGCCGCCTCCGACGATGACGGCCCGACGTTCGAGCCGCCCGTTGTTTTTCCACCTTAGAATGAGCGTGCTTTCGATGGCACGTGCCACACCGGACGCACCGATCCCAACGATGAACCAAAGACCCAGCCAACTACGGTTTTCTTCAAGGGGCGTGCCAGAAAGAAAGTTGATCAGCAAAAACAGGATGGTTACCAGCGTCCAAGCGCCAATAACCTTGCCGATCTGCGGTGCAACGGAGTTTAGCGCGTGAATCTGATACCCGTCAGCTGCCAGGAGAAAGAGAACAAAAATCCCGGCACCGAGCATCGACAAGAGAAGCGGTATCTGCATGTCAAAGAGATAGCCACCCCCAACAATCAGGGACGCGACCACACCGAGCACTGTCATAAGGACAAAGTCGGTCAGTTGGATGATGCCGCGAACCATGGAAGACGCATATGTGGTTGCGGAAAACTCCGACGCCACATCCCGTGCCATATCTGAAATTTGCTTGTTCGGATTCGGGCTTTCCTCAAAGGGAACCGAACGCACTGCGTTTGGCGAGAAAGCTGTATTGGGATCCAGAGCTTGCATTCTTTGACACCATGCCTTTGAACTTTGTTCTACAAGCACAGATATCAGTCAAATTATGAGGAAGATTTAATAGAATATTTTTTATGTCTCTACGAGCTACCTTTTGGACCATAGGGTAAAAAAAAAGCAAAGATCACCCGATAGGAAAAGATACTTGAGCTATGATTGGCTGAAACTGGTGTTGACCTTTAGAAAAAGCGCTCTTTGACATAGATAGTGTCGCCCGGGCGCACAGGTGCGGTGAGGCGCACACGGCCTGTCAGGATCTTGCCATTGAGTTGGCGCGTGATGTCAACAAATCGCTGCTGGGCGCGTGGTGTGAACCCGCCCGCGATGGCGATTGCCGTCTGAACCGTCATGCCGGTAACGAAGGCATATTGCCCGGCCGTGTTGACTTCGCCCATCACGAAGAAGGGCCGATATTGCGAAATCTCAACCGATACATCCGGATTGCGGATATAGCCATTGCTGAGCCGGGTGGCGATATCATGAGCAAGTTCGCTGGTTTGCTTGCCGCGCGCAGCCACATTGCCGATGAGCGGCACATTGATGTAACCCGACTGATCAACCGTGTGCTCGTTGTTCAATTCGGTCTGATTGAACACGATGACCCGCACCTTGTCGCCAGAATCCAAAAGGTAAGGTCCGACAAGTGACTTGTGAAAGGCATCCCCGGCCGGTCGATAGCCTGTACAGCCAGAAAGACCAATCGCGATGATCATAACAAGGAAGACGCGTAAAAACATGGAATCGACTCGGGTTGATAGACTGCCCGTAGCTAACGATATTGTGGTTAATGGGTCGTAAAATTTTGCCTCAAACGCCAAAAATTAACTTTTGATGTTTGCAAATTGCACGATTTTGGTCGATTTTGGGACGCTTGGTAGGGTTTGTTAAGAACTTGGTTACTATATTCCTGCAGCAATTGAAAAAACGACTCTTCGAGCTGCATGCCAATGTCGATTCGACCAACACACGAGCACCAAAAAGAACAAGTGAGCGATGCCCCAATTGATCGGGCAGGGGAGCGAGTATCAAAACCTCGCTTTTCGCTGCCGAACTGGAAACGCAGGCTATGTCTGACGCTGGTGGCATCCATGTTGATCGGTGCTGGTGTCTATGGTGCGATGAAACATCCAGCCCAGGTTTATCAGGCAACGGCACGTGTGCTTCTGCTCAGCCAGCAGGAGCAATATCTTGTAAAACAGGCTGCTGTGGTCGAAGAGAAAGCCAAGGCACGCATCGACGCCGAAGAGTTGGACGCGCTTTTGCCGTCGCAATCCGTCGCAATTGATATCGCTGACGCCTTTGATCTGCGATCGGATCCCTATTTTGCACGAAGATCCGTACTGGACAGGATTCTGGCCTTTTTGGGAGCAGATTTGCTGATTAGCAAAAGCTCTGCGCAGCTAGCGAGCAATATCAACCAGTCCATTATCGTCCAGCCCGATCCGGAAAAGCGTATCGTCAAGCTCGGGTTTCTCGCTCCAGATGCGGAGCAGGCTGCGGAAATTGCCAACCGGCTGGCGTCGCTCTATCTCGCAAACCTCAAGGATAATCAAAAAGCCGAATTGCAGCAGGCTGTCGACAAACTGGCTGAGGATGTCAATCAACTCGCATCCCATCGCAACCGCTTGCTGGACCGCATTCGGCGGATTCAGGCCCAGCTGAGCCGCACCAACCTCGCCACAGCCGAACCTGGCTTGGACGAAGGGGAGCAACTGGTGTCGCTCATCGCTCAGGAGCGGGCGCAGAAAAGCATGCTCAACCGCATGATGGCTCGGCAACGCGAGGCGGAAACCAGACTGGAACTGGACTTGTTGCCGCCCCGCGCCCGTTTGCTATCGCAAGCCACTGCGCCAACCCGGGTCATCCATGACCCTGCCGCACTCTATGGTCTGTTGGTGGCGCTGTTGTTCTTGTCCGCCAATGCGCTGCGCTGGTTCCGTTTGATGTCGAAAGCATCGGGTGATGTTTCGGCAAAACCCAAAGCTGCAAAGCGCCAGGCCCCCAAATGGTCAGAGGTCATATCTGTCAAGATCAAAAGCAAGGTGGGCCTGACTGCTAAAAATGCAGGTGAGGGTCGTTCAGATGACGAGCAGAGCCCTGCAGAGCAATCTGGTGAACGGGAAAAGACCGAACCCATTGAGCCAAGACCCAACAATCGGTTGGCTCTTCATCGCTTGGCTCTCAGTGGCGTGGGTGGCCATGTCTCAGACATTGCCCGTTTGGCGTCCAAGCATACCTCCAAGCGCGTTGTCTTGATCTCCGAAGAACCGGATTGGGGAGATTTGGGAACGGACACGCTGAAAAGCTTTGCCAATGCAGGCTTGCGGATCATTCATGTCGGCCTTGACGAGAATAGAACCTTCAACCGCAAACAGAGCGGCAAGCTGCGCGTGGGCCTTTCTGATCTGATCGATGATCTGGCACGGGGAGGAGACCTCATCCATGGCGATGGGGCCACGGGGATCTGCTCTGTGTCCGTTGGATATCGGTCATTGCATTCAGAAGACTTCGCGAGCGAAAAACTTGCCAATTTCATGCAAGCGCTGGAGACCGTTTTCGATATTGTGTTTGTGGATCTGGGACCATTCTATAGCGATGAGGCAGCACTCAGGGCCTTTGGCGGAGGACGCAGCACTGTCGCGTGCATTCATGCCCCGCTCTCGGACATCAACCTGATAAAGCAGATCAATGACGTCATGTGTGATTTTGGTTATAGCGAGAGCCTGATCCTGCCGCTCGGACCACGGCTGCTCAAGCAACGGATCGCCAAGATGCGGCAGTCTCCAACCCCTGTTGCGGCAGAATAGCCGTTACTTCTCCATCCAGCGAATAATCAAGCCGGCAGGGATCACCCAAAGCGCGCCAGTGACGATAAAGAACAGGATCTGCATCCACGGTTCGGCCCGCGCCACAACCACGGCGCCAAGTGTCATACCAATAGCAGCATAGAACACGATCAGGCTCACAAGAGCGATCATTCCGAAGAATTTACGGGTGCGTTTGTTCATGTGTCAGCCGGGCCTTTGTCTATGGTGCGTTGCGGGCTTGAGCGTGCAAAGCCGTCTGGACGTGATAGCCCAGCTTGCAGGCAGAGAAAAGCCGAAACCGTCAGGACCGGGAAAAACGACGGTCGCGACTTTGGACGAACATGCCTGTGCGCACTCTGTTGGCATTCTCGATATTTTGCACAGCACCCCATGGGCAAACGGCAATTCCATCGCGTATAACTCTTTTAGACATTTGTTGCCGAACAGGGAATCGCTTCACACCGAGAGGTGAGAACACGGTCAGATCGAGGGAGAATCCAACCCATGGACGAGCAGATCTCTGCGGCCGAGAGGGCCAGCCGATATGTAGACAGGGCGCCCAGCAAAGTCGGACGAGCCCGCCCGGTTGTTCGAAACTGGCTCTATTTCGTCGCCTTTCTCGTGCTGTTGATGGTTGTCGTGGGGGGAGCGACGCGCCTGACGGACTCCGGCCTCTCGATCACGGAGTGGAAGCCGATCCACGGCGCTATTCCTCCCATGTCCGCTGCTGAATGGACTGAGGAATTCCAGAAATACAGGCAATATCCCGAGTATCAGCGCGTCAACAAAGGCATGTCGCTTGATGAGTTCAAATTCATCTTCTGGTGGGAATGGGGCCATCGCCAGCTTGGGCGCTTCATCGGGGTCGCCTTTTTCGTGCCCATGCTGTTCTTCTGGCTGACGGGGCGTCTGTCTGATGGCATAAAGCCCGGTCTATTGGTGCTGTTGGGGCTGGGCGCCCTGCAAGGGGGCGTCGGCTGGTGGATGGTGGCGTCCGGCCTTGTTGACCGGGTTGATGTCAGCCAATACCGCCTTGCGACCCATCTCACCTTTGCCGCTGTCATTTTTGTCATGCTGATCTGGGTGGCGCGAGGCTATCGGCGCGCTGATCGGATGCCGGAGTGTGTCAGTGCCGACCGTCACATCCTGCCTGCGAGCATCCTGCTCCTGCTCCTGCTTATGCAGATCTTCCTAGGTGGTCTGGTTGCTGGCACCCATGCGGGGATGACATACAACACCTGGCCCTTGATGGATGGACAGTTGATCCCGGATGGTCTGTTCGTGTTCGATCCGCCTTGGCTCGCCGCCTTCGAGGACCGGATGACCATCCAGTTCAACCACCGCATACTGGCCTATGTCATCGCTTTGTGGACCTTGTTCATCTGGGTGCGAACCTGGCGTGATCCCTATGCGGCGCAGATGACAATCGCAGCGACGGTGGTGGGGGTGCTTGTGGCGCTTCAGATTATCATCGGAATCGTCACGTTGTTGCTCGTGGTGCCTTTACATGCCGCCATGACCCATCAGGCGCTAGCCGTTATTCTTCTGGGGGTGACAACGATCAAGGTGCGCGATCTTTATGACAATGCGGTGCGCTTCTGACTTAGATGTCTGACGCAGATAACCGCAATAAAAAAGCCGGGATCGCTCCCGGCTTTCGTTATTCCGATTTGATCAGGCCATCGCCTGTTCGATGTCGGCCTTGATGTCTTTCAGATCCTCGATGCCGATGGACAGGCGGATCGTGTCTGGAGCAGCGCCTGCAGCAGACTTCTGCTCATCCGTGAGCTGACTGTGCGTGGTCGATGCCGGATGAATGGCCAGTGAGCGGGTGTCGCCGATGTTGGCAACATGGCTCAGAAGCTTGAGGCTGGTGATGAATTTCACCCCGGCCTCGTGGCCACCCTTGAGCCCGAATGTGAAGACCGAGCCGACGCCCTTGGGCATATATTTCTGCGCCAGAGCATTGTGTTCGCTCGATTCCAGACCGGCATAGGAAACCCAGCTGACCTTGTCATGTGTTTCGAGCCATTTGGCAATCGCCATGGCGTTTTCGCAGTGACGGTCCATGCGCAGTGGCAGGGTTTCGCAACCGGTCAGGATCTGGAAGGCGTTGAACGGAGAAATAGCCGGGCCAAGGTCACGCAGGCCAAGGACACGGCAAACGATGGCAAACGCAATGCCGCCGAACGTCTCGT encodes:
- a CDS encoding polysaccharide biosynthesis/export family protein; translated protein: MFLRVFLVMIIAIGLSGCTGYRPAGDAFHKSLVGPYLLDSGDKVRVIVFNQTELNNEHTVDQSGYINVPLIGNVAARGKQTSELAHDIATRLSNGYIRNPDVSVEISQYRPFFVMGEVNTAGQYAFVTGMTVQTAIAIAGGFTPRAQQRFVDITRQLNGKILTGRVRLTAPVRPGDTIYVKERFF
- a CDS encoding DUF2842 domain-containing protein, which encodes MNKRTRKFFGMIALVSLIVFYAAIGMTLGAVVVARAEPWMQILFFIVTGALWVIPAGLIIRWMEK
- a CDS encoding undecaprenyl-phosphate glucose phosphotransferase is translated as MQALDPNTAFSPNAVRSVPFEESPNPNKQISDMARDVASEFSATTYASSMVRGIIQLTDFVLMTVLGVVASLIVGGGYLFDMQIPLLLSMLGAGIFVLFLLAADGYQIHALNSVAPQIGKVIGAWTLVTILFLLINFLSGTPLEENRSWLGLWFIVGIGASGVARAIESTLILRWKNNGRLERRAVIVGGGKPAADIIQTLESQDGNDIRICGIFDDRDDERSPAIVEGYPKLGDVDDLVEFSRLCKIDMLIVTIPVTAENRVLQMLHKLWVLPLDIHLSAHMNKMQFRRRTYSYVGKLPTVPVFAKPIAHWGSLGKRLFDLFFATLALIVLSPVFLITAIAIKRDSEGPIIFKQKRLGFNNEEVVVWKFRSLYHNQSDQTAKKSVTKNDDRVTPVGRFIRRTSIDELPQLFNVLSGTLSLVGPRPHVSHQQTNNRLFEEVADGYMARHKVKPGITGWAQIHGWRGEVDDEEKLKERVQHDIYYIENWSLALDFYILFITPFKLLSQENAY
- a CDS encoding COX15/CtaA family protein, encoding MDEQISAAERASRYVDRAPSKVGRARPVVRNWLYFVAFLVLLMVVVGGATRLTDSGLSITEWKPIHGAIPPMSAAEWTEEFQKYRQYPEYQRVNKGMSLDEFKFIFWWEWGHRQLGRFIGVAFFVPMLFFWLTGRLSDGIKPGLLVLLGLGALQGGVGWWMVASGLVDRVDVSQYRLATHLTFAAVIFVMLIWVARGYRRADRMPECVSADRHILPASILLLLLLMQIFLGGLVAGTHAGMTYNTWPLMDGQLIPDGLFVFDPPWLAAFEDRMTIQFNHRILAYVIALWTLFIWVRTWRDPYAAQMTIAATVVGVLVALQIIIGIVTLLLVVPLHAAMTHQALAVILLGVTTIKVRDLYDNAVRF